Proteins from a genomic interval of Rhizobium etli CFN 42:
- a CDS encoding phosphodiester glycosidase family protein, translating into MTYLKQGVLAAAMMLAAMMTFLPQAHAEPCEQETFEQATYVVCTLEAGKADLRLFWKDADGEPYRAFSNLAEALRFEGKTLAFAVNAGMYRADFSPMGLYVENGGELKPLNTAGAGGFAGQVPNFYKKPNGVFFLDEAGAGILPTDEFLKRALKVRFATQSGPMLVIAGKLNPIFIFGSTDRTRRSGVGICTSGAVRFAISEDSVNFHDFARLFRDQLKCPDALFLDGGRGVGLFYPAMGRNDRSWHGGYGPIFGLVE; encoded by the coding sequence CTGACCTATCTCAAACAAGGCGTGCTCGCTGCGGCCATGATGCTGGCGGCAATGATGACATTCCTGCCTCAGGCGCATGCAGAGCCATGCGAACAGGAAACTTTCGAACAGGCGACATACGTCGTTTGCACGCTGGAAGCAGGAAAAGCCGATCTGCGCCTGTTCTGGAAAGATGCCGATGGCGAACCATACCGCGCTTTTTCAAACCTCGCCGAAGCCCTTCGCTTCGAGGGGAAAACGCTGGCCTTTGCCGTCAACGCCGGAATGTACCGGGCCGACTTTTCGCCGATGGGACTGTATGTCGAGAACGGCGGGGAATTGAAACCTCTCAATACGGCAGGGGCCGGAGGCTTTGCCGGTCAGGTCCCGAATTTTTATAAGAAGCCGAACGGCGTGTTCTTTCTTGATGAAGCAGGCGCCGGCATACTTCCGACCGACGAATTTCTGAAGCGCGCTCTTAAGGTGCGGTTCGCCACGCAGTCCGGCCCGATGCTCGTCATCGCTGGAAAGCTGAACCCGATCTTCATCTTCGGCTCGACAGACCGAACCCGCCGGAGCGGTGTCGGCATCTGCACAAGCGGCGCAGTTCGCTTCGCGATCAGCGAAGACAGCGTCAATTTCCACGATTTCGCACGACTTTTCCGCGATCAGCTGAAATGTCCCGACGCGTTGTTTCTCGATGGTGGACGCGGTGTCGGACTCTTCTATCCGGCAATGGGCCGCAACGACCGCTCCTGGCACGGCGGCTATGGCCCGATCTTCGGGCTTGTGGAATAG
- a CDS encoding GFA family protein, whose protein sequence is MLTGSCHCGNASWTLQGDPGSITACNCTLCRRYGTLWAYDYEGERIALTGQTASYTRSGRETSSLEILFCPSCACVLSWRGLRLQKDGRRRMAVNMRLAPPELVADLPIDHFDGLDTFKDLPSDGRCVRDLWF, encoded by the coding sequence ATGCTGACAGGCTCATGTCATTGCGGCAACGCGAGCTGGACGCTCCAAGGCGATCCTGGATCGATCACCGCGTGCAACTGTACCCTCTGCCGACGCTACGGCACGCTCTGGGCCTATGATTACGAAGGAGAGCGTATTGCGCTCACCGGCCAGACCGCCTCCTACACCCGCTCCGGCAGGGAGACGTCATCCCTCGAAATTTTGTTCTGCCCATCCTGCGCTTGCGTCTTGAGCTGGCGCGGTCTGCGCCTGCAAAAGGATGGCCGCCGCCGCATGGCGGTCAACATGCGGCTTGCACCTCCGGAACTCGTCGCCGATCTCCCCATCGATCACTTCGACGGGCTGGACACATTCAAAGACCTTCCCTCCGACGGGCGATGCGTACGCGATCTCTGGTTCTGA
- a CDS encoding VOC family protein, with translation MAKNTICLWYNKDAEDAARFYAATFPDSAVGAVTRAPGDYPEGKQGDVLVVEFTVAGIPCIGLNGGPAIKHSEAFSFQIATEDQEETDRYWNAIVGNGGQESECGWCKDKWGLSWQITPRVLSEALSAGGDQAKRAFDAMMTMKKIDVAAIEAARRA, from the coding sequence ATGGCAAAGAACACGATCTGCCTATGGTACAACAAAGACGCTGAGGATGCCGCCCGCTTTTATGCCGCGACCTTTCCCGACAGCGCTGTGGGTGCTGTCACGCGTGCGCCGGGAGATTATCCTGAAGGTAAACAGGGAGACGTTCTGGTTGTTGAATTCACCGTCGCGGGTATCCCTTGCATCGGTCTGAACGGCGGCCCTGCAATCAAACACAGTGAAGCCTTCTCGTTTCAGATCGCCACGGAGGATCAGGAAGAAACCGATCGCTACTGGAACGCCATCGTCGGTAATGGCGGCCAGGAAAGCGAGTGTGGCTGGTGCAAGGACAAATGGGGTTTGTCCTGGCAGATCACTCCGCGCGTCCTCTCAGAAGCACTCTCGGCGGGTGGTGATCAGGCAAAGCGTGCTTTTGACGCGATGATGACGATGAAAAAGATCGATGTCGCGGCGATCGAGGCGGCTCGGCGCGCTTGA
- the dapB gene encoding 4-hydroxy-tetrahydrodipicolinate reductase: MTSPVKIAVAGANGRMGRTILPLLAADPAFAVIGGIGRPGSAGDGLIDRAAAIAAADVILDFTTGNAAAELAGLCASAGGPALVIGATGFEPEEIQRIAAAARTIPILRSGNFSIGVNILVGLVAQAARALPAHGWDIEILEAHHNRKIDAPSGTALMLGEAAAEGRGVSLASVERRRRDGVTGERPAGEIGFAVLRAGGLVGEHSVLFAAADEVVTLSHSALDRGMFARGALAAARWIAGRAPGEYSMRDVLGLTAESANRE, encoded by the coding sequence GTGACCTCACCTGTCAAAATAGCCGTCGCCGGCGCGAACGGCCGCATGGGTCGCACCATACTGCCGCTGCTCGCGGCCGATCCGGCTTTTGCGGTCATCGGCGGCATCGGCCGTCCCGGCTCCGCCGGTGACGGGCTGATCGACCGTGCAGCCGCAATCGCAGCCGCCGATGTGATCCTGGATTTCACGACGGGAAATGCCGCTGCCGAACTCGCCGGCCTCTGCGCCTCTGCAGGCGGGCCGGCCCTGGTGATCGGAGCGACCGGTTTCGAGCCGGAAGAGATCCAAAGGATCGCCGCCGCCGCCCGAACGATTCCGATCCTGCGCTCCGGCAACTTCTCCATTGGCGTCAACATCCTGGTCGGCCTCGTCGCCCAGGCGGCGCGCGCTCTTCCCGCGCATGGCTGGGATATCGAAATCCTCGAAGCCCACCACAACAGGAAGATCGATGCCCCGTCCGGTACGGCGCTGATGCTCGGCGAAGCGGCCGCCGAGGGGCGCGGCGTTTCCCTGGCATCTGTCGAGCGGCGCAGGCGTGACGGCGTCACCGGCGAGCGGCCGGCCGGCGAGATCGGCTTCGCCGTCCTGCGCGCCGGCGGGCTCGTCGGAGAACACAGCGTCCTGTTCGCCGCCGCCGACGAAGTCGTGACGCTGTCGCATTCGGCTCTCGATCGCGGCATGTTCGCCCGCGGCGCGCTTGCCGCCGCCCGCTGGATCGCAGGGCGCGCACCCGGCGAATACAGCATGCGGGATGTGCTGGGCCTGACGGCTGAGAGCGCGAATAGAGAATGA
- a CDS encoding GNAT family N-acetyltransferase encodes MDADGVTIKLIGADEVEAFRHIRLEALRAEPSSFASRYEDWEILSLQEWRDRLNEPVFIAFQKGEPVGVMGLFRQRSSKMAHRATVVMVYIRAKLRGTGLAVKLLEAISDHARDIGIRQLELFVSAENSAAIRFYQRQGFAEIGRIPGGVLEDGREIDDVMMARRLVG; translated from the coding sequence ATGGATGCAGACGGCGTGACGATCAAGCTCATAGGCGCAGACGAGGTGGAGGCTTTCCGGCATATCCGTCTGGAAGCGCTTCGTGCCGAGCCGTCCTCCTTTGCAAGCCGCTACGAAGACTGGGAAATTCTGTCTCTGCAGGAGTGGCGCGATCGGCTGAACGAGCCGGTTTTCATCGCCTTTCAGAAGGGCGAACCCGTCGGCGTCATGGGCCTGTTTCGGCAGCGATCGAGCAAGATGGCCCACCGGGCCACGGTCGTCATGGTCTATATCAGAGCCAAGCTGCGCGGGACCGGCCTTGCCGTCAAACTGCTGGAGGCGATTTCCGATCACGCGCGCGATATCGGCATCCGTCAACTGGAACTCTTCGTCAGCGCCGAAAATTCGGCGGCGATACGGTTCTACCAGCGGCAAGGTTTTGCCGAGATCGGCCGTATCCCCGGCGGCGTGCTGGAGGATGGCCGGGAGATCGACGATGTCATGATGGCGCGGCGGCTGGTGGGTTAG
- a CDS encoding helix-turn-helix transcriptional regulator — protein MREADAIYRSPLAAAGGLAVIGSGRQHARHAVKDRKLPSFAAVLVERGQGFLETTVGGRQRVEGPALFWLFPNRLHSYGPDDAGWDERWALFEGPFTRDFLRMRLIGERHPLVRLRQIEEVVRLFARLHADLVDDSHLGQASAALALHGIVIATARQASAAAGREGEDATGDLVESLRGRALQPLDLASFAAEHGISPATLRRKFIAETGMAPKDFQLRARIDHAKQLLATSDEKIETVAAMVGIEDPFYFSRVFREREGCSPREFRMRYKRG, from the coding sequence ATGAGAGAAGCTGACGCCATCTATCGATCTCCCCTCGCTGCGGCAGGCGGGCTTGCCGTGATCGGCAGCGGCAGGCAGCATGCGCGCCATGCGGTGAAGGACAGGAAGCTGCCGAGTTTTGCGGCCGTGCTGGTGGAGCGCGGGCAGGGCTTTCTCGAAACAACCGTCGGCGGGCGCCAGCGCGTGGAAGGGCCGGCGCTCTTCTGGCTGTTTCCGAACCGTCTCCATTCCTATGGGCCCGACGACGCCGGATGGGACGAGCGCTGGGCGCTGTTCGAAGGCCCGTTCACACGGGATTTCCTGCGGATGCGGCTGATTGGCGAGCGCCATCCACTCGTGAGGTTACGCCAGATCGAGGAGGTGGTGCGGCTCTTCGCGCGGCTGCATGCCGATCTCGTCGACGACAGCCATCTCGGGCAGGCCTCGGCGGCATTGGCGCTCCATGGCATTGTCATCGCCACCGCGCGGCAGGCGAGCGCTGCTGCAGGTCGCGAAGGCGAGGACGCGACCGGCGATCTCGTCGAGTCGCTGCGGGGCAGGGCGCTGCAGCCTCTCGACCTTGCCTCGTTTGCCGCGGAGCACGGCATATCGCCGGCGACGCTGCGGCGGAAATTCATCGCTGAAACGGGCATGGCGCCCAAGGACTTCCAGCTTCGGGCGCGTATAGACCATGCCAAGCAGCTGCTCGCCACGTCAGACGAGAAGATAGAAACCGTCGCAGCCATGGTCGGCATCGAAGACCCGTTCTATTTTTCTCGCGTCTTTCGTGAGCGCGAGGGCTGCAGCCCCCGTGAATTCCGGATGCGATATAAGCGAGGTTGA
- a CDS encoding phytanoyl-CoA dioxygenase family protein: MSIAVNAAGMGVTQTPLAAHGKTIPAERLGPLAPTDPGIGIEAIRRRYEEDGYVWLSGLLPRAEVIDFRRWVFTHLAETGLLALGHDFALGIAAAEGFDWNLANRRLMSIVRSAAYEGFCAQPRLVRFMDAFVQGISYLHKRKLMRYVQPGTAVATPAHYDLVYLRGGTSRLVTAWIPIGDIPAEMGGVVYLESSHALGRRMEAEFQANSGTLSPEERISAYNNHMAEGGWISKDLPDMAERFDARWLAADYEAGDVVLHSPYMIHAATNNEDRAGRLRLSTDIRYQNVDDEIDARWSNHWSLGDML, encoded by the coding sequence ATGTCAATTGCTGTGAATGCCGCCGGGATGGGAGTGACGCAAACGCCCCTCGCCGCCCATGGCAAAACAATCCCCGCTGAAAGGCTCGGCCCGCTCGCGCCGACCGATCCCGGTATCGGCATTGAGGCTATCCGCCGCCGCTATGAGGAGGATGGTTATGTCTGGCTGAGTGGCCTCCTGCCGCGCGCCGAAGTGATCGACTTCCGCCGTTGGGTCTTCACCCACCTCGCCGAAACCGGCCTGCTGGCGCTCGGCCATGATTTCGCACTCGGCATCGCGGCCGCCGAAGGCTTCGACTGGAATCTCGCCAACCGCCGCCTAATGTCGATCGTCCGCTCCGCCGCCTATGAAGGCTTCTGCGCCCAACCGCGACTCGTCCGCTTCATGGACGCCTTTGTCCAGGGCATCTCCTATCTCCATAAACGCAAGCTGATGCGTTATGTCCAACCCGGCACGGCGGTGGCCACACCCGCCCATTACGATCTCGTCTATCTTCGCGGCGGCACCAGTCGCCTCGTCACCGCCTGGATCCCGATCGGCGACATCCCGGCCGAAATGGGCGGCGTCGTCTATCTCGAAAGCTCGCATGCGCTCGGCCGCAGGATGGAGGCGGAATTCCAGGCGAACAGCGGCACTCTCTCGCCGGAAGAACGGATCAGCGCCTATAACAATCACATGGCCGAAGGCGGCTGGATCTCCAAAGACCTGCCCGATATGGCCGAGCGCTTCGACGCCCGCTGGCTCGCCGCCGATTACGAGGCCGGCGACGTCGTGCTGCACTCCCCCTACATGATCCACGCCGCCACCAACAACGAGGACCGCGCCGGGCGCCTGCGCCTCTCCACCGACATCCGCTACCAGAACGTCGACGACGAAATCGATGCCCGCTGGAGCAACCACTGGAGCCTGGGGGATATGCTGTAG
- a CDS encoding pyridoxal phosphate-dependent decarboxylase family protein, with translation MSAIASLFQEAARLAAGFRERAPARHVPRHDYAASLAAFDEPLPAAGADMAEVIRQLATDAEPGLHFTTGPRFFGWVIGGSHPVGVAADFLTSAWGQNAGNHVAAPAAAAVETIAARWLLDILQLPAESSVGFVTGATVANFTCLAAARGEVLRKAGWDADAKGLFGAPEITVLIGDDAHTTVFSALQFLGLGHDRVLRLPTDPMGRIDPAALGDALAPVSGPCIAILQAGQINTGGFDDFIRLIPGLREKGAWVHVDGAFGLWAQASEKFSHLSRGIEAADSWATDGHKWLQTPYDCGYAIVRNELAHRRAMTIAASYLPLAAAGERDPSHYVPELSRRARGFATWAMLKHLGRDGIAALIDQCCASARLLAEHLQREPGITILNEITLNQLILRFAADRPDDESDAITRETIAKIRDDATLFAGGAKWRGRDVLRLSVTNFQTTADEARRAAESIIAAFRSVSNDSRPH, from the coding sequence ATGTCGGCAATCGCATCTTTGTTTCAGGAAGCCGCCCGGCTTGCAGCCGGATTTCGTGAGCGCGCGCCGGCCCGCCATGTGCCCCGGCACGACTATGCCGCCTCGCTCGCCGCCTTCGATGAGCCGCTGCCGGCGGCCGGCGCCGATATGGCCGAGGTCATCAGGCAGCTCGCCACGGACGCCGAGCCCGGCCTGCATTTCACCACCGGACCGCGCTTCTTCGGCTGGGTCATCGGCGGCTCTCATCCCGTCGGCGTCGCGGCCGATTTCCTGACCAGCGCCTGGGGCCAGAATGCCGGAAACCACGTCGCCGCCCCGGCCGCGGCTGCCGTCGAAACCATCGCGGCCAGATGGCTTCTTGACATCCTGCAGCTGCCAGCCGAAAGCTCTGTGGGCTTCGTCACGGGAGCCACAGTCGCCAATTTCACCTGCCTTGCCGCCGCCCGCGGCGAGGTGCTGCGCAAGGCAGGCTGGGATGCGGATGCCAAAGGCCTGTTCGGCGCGCCCGAGATCACCGTGCTGATCGGCGACGACGCCCACACGACGGTCTTCTCCGCACTGCAATTCCTCGGCCTCGGTCATGACCGCGTGCTGCGCCTTCCGACCGATCCAATGGGCCGGATCGATCCGGCCGCACTCGGCGACGCGCTTGCCCCGGTCAGCGGCCCCTGCATCGCCATCCTCCAGGCCGGGCAGATCAATACCGGCGGCTTCGACGATTTCATCCGCTTGATCCCGGGCCTAAGAGAAAAAGGCGCCTGGGTGCATGTCGACGGCGCCTTCGGCCTCTGGGCGCAGGCATCGGAAAAATTCAGCCATCTCAGCCGCGGTATCGAGGCGGCCGACAGCTGGGCGACGGACGGTCATAAATGGCTGCAGACGCCCTATGACTGCGGCTATGCAATCGTGCGCAACGAGCTTGCCCATCGCCGCGCTATGACGATCGCCGCAAGCTACCTGCCGCTCGCAGCCGCGGGCGAGCGCGATCCCTCCCATTACGTGCCGGAGCTTTCCCGGCGCGCCCGCGGCTTCGCCACCTGGGCGATGCTGAAACATCTCGGCCGCGACGGCATCGCCGCCCTCATCGACCAATGTTGCGCGTCGGCTCGCCTGCTGGCCGAGCATCTCCAACGCGAACCGGGGATCACTATCTTGAACGAGATCACGCTGAACCAGCTCATCCTCCGCTTCGCTGCCGACCGCCCGGACGATGAAAGCGACGCGATCACCCGCGAGACCATCGCAAAGATCCGCGACGACGCCACCCTCTTCGCCGGCGGCGCCAAATGGCGCGGCCGCGACGTCCTGCGCCTGTCCGTCACCAATTTCCAGACGACCGCAGACGAAGCCCGGCGGGCGGCGGAAAGCATCATCGCTGCCTTCCGGAGTGTCAGCAACGACTCTCGCCCGCACTGA
- a CDS encoding TIGR02594 family protein, producing the protein MKIILVIALTVFAVPCEADMLVTASKYNRMHERSISFLGINPRRTSWCGAFLAFVAKRSSRQPPPNPNMAVSWKGFGKPVFFRSARRGDVVVIRSGRRFHVSLFDHFDQRRQYVYLFGGNQSNRVQLSRYRTSSVVAVRR; encoded by the coding sequence ATGAAAATTATTCTCGTCATAGCCCTCACGGTTTTTGCCGTGCCGTGTGAGGCCGACATGCTCGTCACGGCTTCGAAATATAATCGCATGCACGAACGTTCTATTTCCTTTCTCGGCATCAATCCCCGCAGAACGTCGTGGTGCGGAGCCTTCCTCGCCTTCGTCGCCAAACGATCGTCCCGGCAGCCGCCGCCCAATCCCAATATGGCAGTTTCCTGGAAAGGCTTTGGCAAGCCTGTCTTCTTCCGCTCGGCAAGGCGGGGGGACGTCGTTGTCATTCGAAGCGGCAGGCGCTTCCACGTCAGCCTGTTCGACCACTTCGACCAACGACGGCAATATGTTTATCTCTTCGGCGGCAACCAATCCAACCGCGTCCAGCTGTCACGTTACCGCACCAGCTCGGTCGTTGCCGTTCGACGATGA
- a CDS encoding Na+/H+ antiporter, translated as MEPTQLFELVIAMLLAIIALHYAAHRLGLPPSVALLAGGALLAFVPGLPAITVDPGLVLVIFLPPLLMDGAWSIALVRLRRHMIGIASLAVGAVFFTCAVVAVVTHLLFPSLPWAACAALGAIVAPPDAVSARAVLERVRLPRRLQILLEGESLLNDASGLVLFRFAVAAAATGSFSAVEAAASFLVLALGGAIVGVIVGTAWVKFVRRLGDEYLIIAATVLLAWISYLLGELLHVSGVIATVTTGLIASWHQHTVFSAAMRMRGTSFWTVMIFLMEASVFTLIGLSLRDVVERGGGFATVIATMGLPMLAILVMLVIARFAWVFASDLVIRLCASLGFKRAQPLGAGGATVLSWTGVRGVVTLALALSLPEEFPGRDFILATSFSLILGTVLVQGTSLGRIIAWAQLVEPETERARLTMSQAEAAMAQAQLGTIQNLAYDPEGNLIHPQLLERYQRRATAIVDYAARTEHYIPVLHAHFDVVLEAVATGRRELIRLHRAGDIDDETLEELERDLDLEELSAISAKA; from the coding sequence ATGGAACCCACTCAATTGTTCGAGCTGGTCATTGCGATGTTGCTTGCAATCATCGCGCTGCACTACGCTGCCCACAGGCTGGGATTGCCGCCGTCCGTGGCGCTGCTGGCCGGCGGTGCTCTGCTGGCCTTCGTGCCGGGGCTGCCGGCGATTACCGTCGATCCCGGGCTGGTGCTCGTTATCTTCTTGCCGCCCCTCTTGATGGACGGAGCCTGGTCCATTGCTCTCGTGCGGCTGCGTCGCCATATGATCGGCATCGCTTCGCTCGCCGTCGGAGCGGTATTCTTCACCTGTGCCGTCGTGGCCGTCGTGACCCATCTTCTCTTTCCGTCACTTCCCTGGGCCGCCTGTGCAGCACTTGGCGCGATCGTTGCACCGCCTGATGCGGTGTCGGCCCGTGCCGTGCTGGAGCGCGTAAGGCTGCCGCGGCGGCTGCAGATTCTGCTGGAAGGCGAGAGTTTGCTGAACGATGCGAGCGGTCTGGTTCTCTTCCGCTTTGCCGTCGCCGCCGCCGCAACAGGAAGTTTCAGTGCGGTGGAGGCGGCTGCCAGCTTCCTTGTGCTGGCGCTCGGCGGCGCCATTGTCGGCGTCATCGTGGGAACGGCATGGGTGAAATTCGTCCGGCGCCTGGGCGACGAATATCTGATCATCGCCGCCACTGTGCTGCTCGCCTGGATTTCCTATCTGCTCGGCGAATTGCTGCATGTTTCCGGCGTTATCGCCACCGTTACGACGGGCCTGATCGCTTCCTGGCACCAGCACACGGTATTCTCGGCCGCAATGCGCATGCGAGGCACGTCCTTCTGGACTGTGATGATCTTCCTGATGGAAGCTTCTGTTTTCACATTGATTGGGCTGTCGTTGCGCGATGTCGTCGAGCGCGGCGGCGGTTTCGCCACAGTGATCGCCACCATGGGACTGCCGATGCTGGCGATCCTCGTGATGCTCGTGATCGCCCGCTTTGCGTGGGTCTTCGCCTCAGATCTGGTCATCCGGCTCTGCGCGTCGCTGGGGTTCAAACGCGCCCAGCCGCTGGGCGCCGGTGGCGCCACCGTCCTCAGCTGGACCGGCGTGCGCGGTGTGGTGACGCTCGCCCTGGCGCTCAGCCTGCCAGAAGAATTCCCCGGCCGCGACTTCATCCTCGCAACATCATTTTCCCTCATTCTCGGAACCGTGCTCGTCCAGGGAACAAGTTTGGGGCGGATTATTGCCTGGGCACAGCTGGTGGAGCCGGAGACGGAGAGAGCGCGTCTGACGATGAGTCAGGCCGAAGCCGCCATGGCGCAGGCGCAGCTTGGAACCATTCAAAACCTGGCATATGATCCCGAGGGAAATCTTATCCACCCTCAATTGCTCGAACGGTACCAGCGCCGTGCCACGGCGATCGTCGATTACGCAGCCAGAACGGAACATTATATTCCTGTACTCCATGCTCATTTCGATGTCGTTCTCGAGGCGGTTGCAACAGGACGCCGGGAACTCATTCGTCTCCATCGCGCCGGTGATATCGACGACGAGACGCTGGAGGAGCTGGAACGGGATCTCGATCTGGAGGAGTTGAGCGCGATTTCAGCCAAAGCCTGA
- a CDS encoding potassium transporter Kup: MTSTHADKTGDVASRTGFVGLVVGAIGVVYGDIGTSPLYAFREALRPFTADGVHEFEVIGLISLMIWTLTIIVTFKYVLFLLRADNDGEGGTLSLLALLMKKMGRNVPVLFFAGLIGSALFIGDAMITPALSVMSALEGLKLITPAFAEYVPPLSAAIMIVLFAAQSRGTAAVSMFFGPITVLWFFAMAAGGVIHIGDDWRILAAINPINALSFLAHAGTVGLIVLGAVFLTVTGAEALYADLGHFGRRPIQMAWFVLVFPALLLNYLGQGALVLSQPAASADPFFLMYPDWALLPVVLLATLATIIASQAVITGAFSLARQAVHLGFLPRLRIKFTSETNTGQIYVPSVNLLLLTGVLMLIFSFGDSESLATAYGISVTGAMVITTMLAFQFLRAVWGYSFMLASAALLPLFVIEVVFLAANLLKIQDGGWVPVALALAIMTLMWTWTRGQTYLKKLRANNEIPLDSFIRSIERKSDHSPVTVPGTAVFLTSVPDRTPNVLLHNLKHNHVLHEQNVILTVWTEDEPYVPDNRRIKISQLSPRFVRLDINFGFMDDPDVTRALALCREGGFKFEIMKTSFYLGRRNLVRTPNTGLPGWQERIFMALEGFAIDPSDYFNLPSNRVVELGEQVAI, from the coding sequence ATGACTTCAACACATGCGGACAAGACCGGTGATGTCGCCAGCCGGACCGGCTTTGTCGGATTGGTCGTCGGCGCCATCGGCGTCGTCTATGGTGATATCGGCACCAGCCCGCTTTACGCCTTTCGCGAGGCGCTCAGACCGTTCACGGCCGATGGCGTCCACGAGTTCGAGGTAATTGGTCTTATTTCGCTGATGATCTGGACGCTGACGATCATCGTGACCTTCAAGTATGTTCTGTTTCTTCTCAGGGCGGACAATGACGGCGAAGGCGGTACGCTCTCGCTTCTCGCTCTCCTGATGAAAAAGATGGGACGAAACGTGCCCGTGCTGTTCTTCGCCGGCCTGATCGGATCGGCACTTTTCATCGGCGACGCGATGATCACGCCTGCCTTGTCGGTCATGTCCGCGCTTGAAGGCTTGAAGCTGATTACCCCAGCTTTTGCCGAATACGTTCCGCCTCTGTCGGCGGCGATCATGATCGTTCTATTTGCCGCCCAGTCGCGGGGGACCGCCGCTGTTTCGATGTTTTTCGGGCCAATAACGGTCTTGTGGTTCTTTGCCATGGCGGCAGGCGGCGTGATCCATATCGGCGACGATTGGAGGATTCTGGCCGCAATCAACCCCATCAACGCGCTCTCGTTCCTCGCTCATGCCGGCACAGTTGGGCTCATCGTCCTCGGGGCGGTATTTCTGACAGTCACGGGCGCCGAAGCGCTCTATGCCGATCTCGGCCATTTCGGGCGGCGCCCGATCCAGATGGCGTGGTTCGTGCTCGTCTTTCCGGCATTGCTGCTGAATTACCTCGGGCAAGGCGCGCTGGTTCTCAGCCAACCCGCAGCGAGCGCCGATCCGTTCTTTCTGATGTATCCCGACTGGGCCTTGCTGCCAGTGGTTCTTCTGGCGACGCTCGCGACTATCATCGCCAGCCAAGCCGTGATCACTGGCGCATTTTCTTTGGCCCGGCAGGCGGTTCACCTCGGCTTCCTGCCACGGCTACGGATCAAGTTCACCTCGGAGACCAATACCGGCCAGATTTACGTGCCGAGTGTCAATCTCCTCCTGCTGACCGGCGTGCTCATGCTGATCTTTTCCTTCGGCGACTCCGAGTCGCTGGCGACGGCCTACGGCATTTCGGTGACTGGAGCCATGGTGATCACAACCATGCTGGCCTTCCAGTTTCTCCGCGCCGTCTGGGGATACTCCTTCATGCTCGCATCTGCAGCGCTTTTGCCGCTCTTCGTCATCGAAGTCGTCTTCCTCGCAGCCAACCTGCTGAAAATCCAAGACGGCGGCTGGGTTCCGGTCGCCTTGGCGCTGGCGATCATGACTTTGATGTGGACATGGACCCGCGGGCAGACCTACCTCAAGAAACTGCGGGCCAACAACGAAATTCCGCTTGATTCCTTCATTCGATCGATCGAGCGGAAGTCGGACCATTCACCGGTTACCGTTCCGGGAACGGCGGTTTTTCTAACCAGCGTGCCAGACCGGACGCCGAACGTTCTGCTCCACAATCTGAAGCACAATCATGTGCTCCACGAACAGAACGTCATCCTGACTGTCTGGACCGAGGACGAACCCTATGTTCCCGACAACAGGCGCATCAAGATAAGCCAGCTCTCACCGCGTTTCGTGCGTCTCGATATCAATTTCGGCTTCATGGACGATCCCGACGTCACCAGGGCGCTGGCTCTCTGCCGGGAGGGAGGCTTCAAGTTCGAGATCATGAAAACGTCGTTCTATCTCGGTCGCCGCAACCTCGTCAGGACGCCGAACACCGGCCTGCCCGGCTGGCAGGAACGCATATTCATGGCGCTGGAAGGCTTTGCCATCGACCCCTCCGACTATTTCAACCTGCCGTCAAACCGCGTCGTCGAGCTTGGCGAACAGGTTGCCATCTAA